In the genome of Oncorhynchus gorbuscha isolate QuinsamMale2020 ecotype Even-year linkage group LG05, OgorEven_v1.0, whole genome shotgun sequence, the window ataccattgttatgtccgcacacacacacacacacacacacacacacacacacacacacacacacacacacacacacacacacacacacacacacacacacacacacacacacacacacacacacacacacacacacacacacacacacacacacacacgtggtgtAGGCACACAAATCCGTTGATGGCAGGGCCATCAAAAATTTAGATgggtgtcacatcctgaccatagaaaacctgtattttctatggtagagtaggtcagggcgtgagtagtttttgttgttgttctagtttatattttctatgtggggttctaggtttgattttctatgttggtgatttgtatgattcccaaatagaggcagctggttatcgttgtctcttattggggatcatacttaagtagaatgttttccacctgtgggttatgggatattgtttatgtatAGTGTGTTTGAGCACTACGTAGTCACGGGTCTTTGTAAATTGTGTTATTTTGTTTTCAGTTTCACTTATTCATTAAAAGATGTGGAACTATACTCACGCTGCACCTTAGTCCGACTATCATCATTATAACGAGCGTGACAATGGAACTAAATTTAGGCACTCAAATCATTAAATTATCATTAAAGAATAGCCTACCTTATACCCTACTGTAATCAATCGCACACAACAAACCATTTAACCATGTGATTTTGCATTAAATGACCAATTTGTTTTGTAGACCTACATAAATGCATGACTCTTGCATTTAACATGCAACTCACATAGACCTACACATAATAAACCAGAGGCCTAAAGCTTAATTAATAGACTACAAGACTAGAACATAATGCCCAAATATGACTGTAATAATCACAATAGGCAGCCATAGCCAATATAGACAagaacagtggtcaccaaacttTTCTTAGCCGAGATCACTTTGAGTAAAAATACAAGCCTAGTGCAATTCTCTGCTGGGTGCAGGAGATCAAGTGTTCCTACAATGTGTGATATCAATGAAATGGTTCAATAGCCTATAGGGCCTAACTATAGTGCATGGCGGAGAAGCACAGCGCTAAGTTCAATTTCCAATTAAACTACATTCCTAAAAATGATAGGCCATTGACTGGAAATAAGTATTGTTTCATTAATTTGCCTAATTTAATATATAATAAGAGAGGTCCAATTAGAGTCCTGTATATTTCAAAACTGGAGTCTCATGCTAGGCTATATGATGGTAATAGGTCCGTTTTTGTAGCCTACAACTTGCGAAGCGCATCAGAGCATAAGTTGAAATAACTTCTTTATTTCACTGGACTGATGGTCatgtctcagcagagggaggtagagagtgcGAGTCGAAGTAGAGAAACGTGTTTCATGATTTCTAAAAGTATCAGTGTTGTAGTGCTGATCATTGTCTCTGAATGTACTGAAACTATCTTTAAGGCCCTTGATTAGATCAATGCAATCAGTGACTGATATAGAGGGGGATTGGAGGCCCTTCATGGCAAAATCACTGATATCAAATAACTTGGCAAATGCGCCAACATCCTCTTTTATACAAGGTCTGTTGAACAAGATTAACAGTGAGCTTTGtttggctaactagctagctaacgctgAGTAGCCTACACAGTGGTAAGCTACTGTTTCCTGCACATGGTATCAGTGTGAAGTGACACGTGCCAGAACCCGTCCATTATTTTGAAGTTGATAAGCTGTAAATAATCAAGCATAATTCAAATTAATTTGAATTCATGAATGGAATTTATTTTATGTACAGCACTAGATTTTTTGTGGTGTCCTGAAAGGCATCTtccaaataaaatgcattattcttATTGTCTCTGAAGCCTGTGATAGAAAAATGACTTGTTAACCTGATTTGTTTGATATTAATAGTTAGATATTAATACTTAACAAATGGGATatttctgtcctgttagtgtctGTGTTTTTATGGTCTCCACTCTAGTTCCCTGCCACTAATCTGGGCGTATGGTCACCAGAGATGGCTTGAGTTGACAAATGAGTTAAAGACTGCATTGCATAGAAAATATGTGGTTGGTGTAACCAGGAGGAGTTTAGAACAATTCCTCATAGTCTCTAAATCATCCTtgcatctgggaaactaagccaGGGAGGGGTGAAGACATCACCCACGTGCAGATAACAACAGAATGAACCCAGAGTGACTTATTTCCACGACAAGCCTCTGATTCTGTCTCTGATTCTGAAGGATGCAATTTCCAATCCAGCAACAGAAAGttgtttgagatttttgttttaagcctatcccaaaccttaaccactcagagttaaatgcctaaccttaagatttcggAAGTTAATGCATacacttaaccttaaacactttcaAATTTGCAACAACTTCGAAAAGTTATGTTTGAGAAACCTGGACgaatgtctaattctgacgtgagacagTGAGAGCTAGTTGAGGCTTCACTGTGTGGCTGTTACCAAgttgtatccaggctgtatcacaactggccgggattgggagtcccatagggaggcacacgattggcccagcgtcgtccgggtttggccgtcattgtaaataagaatttgttcttaacagacttgcctatttaaataaatgttacatttaaaaaagtgcCATAGAGGGAAAAGCAAGCACAGATTGGTTCAATCCAAAGCCTACGTGTAAAGAATATTAAATAATGCATCTGTGATTGTATTTATTGCAACTTTCTGAAGATGCAATGTCACGGGAATGCCTGTGTCTACCACTTTGTGCAGCCAGTAAATtattttgatatatatatatttttttacatgtaaactttaactaggaaagtcagttaacaTTGCAGAAACAGTCGTTTCTAAAGGCCTTccggtaaactttccaaatgaaatgttaactgcaaagtaggctTACCTGGTAAAATGAATTGTATCAAATCGGGTGGTATTTTGATTACCAAACTCTGCTATTGCACATGCAGTACAGAAACACTGCCAGCCAAAAACCAGTCTCTTGATGTGCTCAATTGAAATTAAAAGGGGAACTAAAACCTGCAAAATATAAAGTTGTATTTTCTTCCTCacacctcaaaagtggtctcctgatgtgaTTTAAGCTTTGTTGTAcgtgcacatacatacacagtcaGACCCCAGgcttttccccctcctcctcctcctcctcattgtcCTCCCTCCATGTTTCCTCCCAGCCTCCTCCCTTACCCTCAGGTAGGTCCCACAAAGCCAGTCCCAGTGCCTGAAGTAGGGGGCGTAGTTCCCCCTGTAGACGTGGTGGTGTGCCTGGTGGAAGGGGGCCCCTCCGAAGCAGGGCAGCAGTCTATGGAGGGCCCAGGGCAGGTCATAACCACAGTGGTCCTCTACGGCCAGCCAGGTGTTGAGCAGGTGGAACAGGGCCTCGCTCAAAGGGTGGCAGCCCACCACCCAGGCACTGGTCAGGGCCAGCACCTGCAGGGAAAGGAGCTCAGCCGGGCTGGCATCCTGGGCAGTCAGGGCAAAGGTAATCCGATTCTGGTGGTGAGCCTGGTGGACCATCCGATACAGCCAAGGAACCCTGGGGACCATACAGACATAACTTTGATGTGTATTGTGTTGGTCTATAACTTTGTTGTCTGGGTTACAACTAAATTATCAAAAACATAGGTGTGTGGTGAATTAAGAGGAGTAGCCTTTAGTGATTGAACCAGTgacacctcaaatcaaatcacattttttggacacatatgtcacgccctggtcgaagtattttgtgtttatcttcatgtattgggtcaggccagggtgtggcatggggtttttgtattgtggtgtgttttgtcttggggttttggtgttggtattgggattgtagcttagtggggtatctagcaaagtctgtctggagtggttctcaatcagaggcaggtgtttatcgttgtctctgattgggaaccatatttaggcagccatattctttgagtttgtcgtgggtgattgtccttagtgtctttgttcctgtcgctgtgttagttgacaagtataggctgtttcggttttcgttacgtttattgttttgtagtgttttgtgttAATTCATGTTTACGtttgttgattaaacatggattgcaatctacacgctgcggtttggtccgactctccttcatcaccaaaagagaaccgttacaacatacacatggttagccaaTGTTATTGCCAATGTTATTGCCAGTGTTGGGAAACACTTGTGAAATGCTCTGGTGATTGAACCAGTGACCCCTGCAGTTACAGGGCGAGCACATTCTTGGCAGATGCTATGGTATGCTTACATACAGGAAGGCCCTGAGAAGCAGTGACATGCAGTCGGGGTAGGCAGTGCTTAACCTGTGATAATCTAAGAAAAAAAGCTACTATGAAAAGCCAAATAAAAAACACAATtatataaattattattttttgttatCTAATGTTTTTTCTCAATGATTCTAGTTGTTTTTATGCTCAATCTCAAAAGTTGCTAAAACTGCATCAAAACCTCAGGAAAGGAGCCAGGGTATTCATGCCTTCCTTCCTGACTCCAGTCACTGTTCAaaccacattttatttgtcacatgcaccgaatacaacaggtgtagaccttaaagtgaaatgcttacttacaagcccttaaccaacaaagctTTAAGAAGTTAAGACAAAAAAAGAtcaatagaaaataaaagtaacaaataattaaagagcagcagtaaaataacagtagcgaggccatATACGGGGTGtatctgtacagagtcaatgtgtgggtgcaccggttagtcgaggtaattgagataatatgtacatgtaggtagagttagtgactatgcatagattataaacagagtagcagcagtgtaagaggggtctgggtagccctttgattagctgttcaggagtcttatggcttgggggtagaagctgaacCTCTTACGGCTATAGAGATGCTAGCGTCTCTCCTGGCCAATAGCCTGGGGAAATGcgtagcgccaaattcaaatagtACGAGataaactcaaactttcattaaatagCACATacagggtactcaattaaagctacacttgttgtgtatccagccaacatgtcagattttttaaatgtttttcggcgaaagcttgagaagctattatctgatagtaTGCACCTCCCCGAAATACCTGAGGGAGACGTAAACAAAAGAATTAGTGTAGCCAGCGCTatacaaaacgcagaaataaaatataaaacatgcattaccttctttgttggcactccaatatgtcccataaacatcacaattggttctttttttcaattaattccgtccatgtatacccaaaatgtccatttataaagcccgtctgatccagaaaaaaacagctttccaaaacgcaacgtcatttttttaaattaaaaaggttgcctataaactttgccaaaatactACAAACTACTTTTGttatccaactttaggtatttgtaaacgttaataattgatcaaattgatGACGGGGCGATCAATAGCAGCAAGTCAAGAAATCATGGAAGATTTTCTCTCTTTCATAACTTTCCACCGTGTAACCtctgacaggaagtgcctattcttCATTTCACCAAAGATTAACTTAAACCCAATTccaaagactggcgacatcgtgtggaagctgtaggaactgTAAACTGGGCGCTATCTAATttcccttgccatagacaatacagggAACTGGCGgagggatatatatatttttgtgaacagttcttccttggggttttgcctgctacacaagttctgttatagtcacagacatgatttaaccagttttataaacttcagagtgttttctatccacacatactaatcatatgcatatactatattcctggcatgagtagcaggacgttgaaattttGCACACTTTTTATCAAAAAGTTGAAAAAATTGACCCTAACCTCTAagagaagcctcttggacctagacttggcgctccggttccacacagtaacagagagaacagtctatgactagggtggctggagtctttgacaatgatTAGGACCttcatctgacaccgcctggtattttATTTTAGTGATGAAACTATGGTGTTTAATTTTGGAACCAGGGTCCAGGATGCAGGGCACATGGTGTTTAACCAGTTTGaattcatctgtggatctgtttgggcggtattaCCATGGAATGGgtctacctttatttaactaggcaagtcagttaagaacaaattcttattttcaatgaaggcctaggaacagtgggtcctAATCAttgtgcctgttcaggggcagaatggcagatttgtaccttgtcagctcgggggtttgaacttgcaaccttccggttactagtgcaTCAACGCGGTATTCTAaccagggtttctgggataatggtattAGGCTACCATGCTTCATGGCCGATGGAGTatttagaggtcctggatggcatgttggacagcttggccccagtgatgtactgggccgtatgaccactaccctctagtgccttgcggtcggaggccgcaAGCAGTTGCTCTTGGTTGGTTTgtgtcataccaggcagtgatggaaccagtcaggatgctctcgatggtgcagctgtagaaccttttgaggatctgaggacccatgccacatcttttcagtctcctggggggggaataggctttgtcgtgccgtcttcatgactgtcttagtGTCCGACTCGTTGAAGAAGAATTCCTCCAGTACGGGGTGAGTAATTGCTGCCCTGATATCAAgaagcgttttcctgtttgcttatggcagtcgtatacagctcattgagcgggttttagtgccagcatttgTCTGCGGTGGTATATAGACAGCTCTTTTCCGGTCATAAGAcatggtggcagaaacattatgttcaaaatatgttacaaataatgcaaaaaaacatacacaatagcacaattggctACAAGATCGTAAAACGGCAGCCGTCTCCTTTAGCAACATTATTATTTCCATGGGAAGGACAGGGTACGCAAAAGAATCACTGCTTTGCCTAGCTTCATTTGTTGCATTGAGACTATTTCATATGTTGTGCATGCGTATTGCCTAAACATTTGTGGGTAAGCTCTGCACATTTGGGCATGTCTACATAATTGTATATAAGACAGCCGATCAGAGATCAGAGGAATGTTTTACAACACTTTGGACAAAAGCCAGGTTTGATAATTGTGTTATCCTTGGCCGTGCAACGCTGTTACTGAGAGGTTCACCCTAAAAGACAAAACACATTTTCCTTGCAATTAGTGGGATAGGCTACTGTTGAATGAAAATACATGTAGAGTATATAACTGAAGCATTTTATTTATCTAGCTAGAATTTCATTTGAGACACTGACATTTTGAACTGCATTTTCAATCATTTTTATTGTTGATATGGACATTTTGTTAGAACATttattatacagtaccagtcaaaagtttggacacacctactcattcaagtgtttctttatttttactatttttttacattgtataataacagtgaagacatcaaaactatgacataattATGTTGGAagttggtcttttaccaaataggtctatcttctgaACCcctcccctaccttgtcacaacacaactgattggctcaaatgcattaagaaaaaAAGTAATGTTGTGGAATTGataacatttgtaagatgtttaatattcatcaaatgtgtgtaagttacttctcatcaaatgtgtgtaagttacttctcatcagaatggtatatttgtataatactgtggtgaggttgcagttatctgttctatgtcaggactaagttgcatgggccacagagaggggagaggtcaaggggTCATCTTTTCGGTGTGGCAGTGAC includes:
- the LOC124036489 gene encoding cholesterol 25-hydroxylase-like protein, with translation MKPMSDMNCSFDQHGDPNGERLLLQALWDDMQARREFLTSPYLPACFAFFIHILLCSPFLVFEALGCFWPRIHFYRISRNAEPLGLCLQRWVDCFWRIFIKYLTTILPASALYQSVRNPIFPELAPSWRVLIAEVIACLLLFDALFFIWHYSMHRVPWLYRMVHQAHHQNRITFALTAQDASPAELLSLQVLALTSAWVVGCHPLSEALFHLLNTWLAVEDHCGYDLPWALHRLLPCFGGAPFHQAHHHVYRGNYAPYFRHWDWLCGTYLRVREEAGRKHGGRTMRRRRRRGKSLGSDCVCMCTYNKA